The region GTGCACCAAAAACTCAAagcaagtaccgtattttctggcgtataagatgaccttttGACCCCTGAAAATTTTCTTaatagtcgggggtcgtcttatacgccgggtctcgtcttatagggcgggtgcatatggtgggtgggggggagtggtcccgatgacgaagagagggggcgtctcactgggaaggtgtaagtggagtatcccacattacctcattgtagcaaagCAGCGATGCTCCCTGTGCTGGGGGGCGGCGTCGGCGTATCTCTGCAGCAtcggggctccgccagcatttcctcaaagcctggaggcaccggcagctctattgctgtgatgcggtggcctccgggaaaatggccactgggggcggctcatgctcagattcagatctcgtcccgatatctcaagagacgagatctgaatctgagcatgcgccgccccccagcagccattttcccggaggccaccgcatcgcagcaatggagctgccgctgcctccgggctttgaggaaatgctggcagagccccgatgctgcacagagatacgacgccgccccccagcacagagcccccacactgCACAAAAAGGAGCCGCCGCCGCCCCCAGCACGGAGACCCCATGTACATAGAGGGGCCGCCAACGCCGCCCCCCAGCAGAGAGAACATCGCTGCTacaataaggtaatgggggatactccacttacaccttccctgtgagatgccccctctcttcgtcatcgggaccactccaccccaccatatgcacattggtcacccgccctataagacgacacatggcatataagaagaccctgacttttaagatgattttatattttaactagaaaagttggggggtcatcttatacgccggaaaatacggtacttattatGTAAATATCATGAAAATAATTTTCTATTTTTCTTATGCTTTTTTCACATTTTGTACATCGTGAAACAAAGTCCATTGGCGTAAAATTACCCATTCATTAAGATATGTGCTCTTCTGTATGACATTGATACATCTTTCAGCTGCTATACATCATGTTGGCATCAGAATTGTACGAACATTTTTGGGTGAATTTTTGGACATAAATTAGGATCAATTTTTGGTCTTTGCTTTGCCCCTCTATTTGCAGTGGCTCTTTccactttttaaaaagttggtggAGCTGGCTTAAAACGCCAAAGTATGTGCAACTATTAGTTATTGAAATAACTTAGTAAAATTTCTGTCAGTCTTACACCAGATTTCCGGGCAAGAAGTTTGATGACTAGAATCTATTATTAAATACCAGCTTGACAATTGAATAGCCTTCCATATTCTAGGTTAGTGTATTTTTCTTGGTTTATATTAAAGGTACCAAACAGCGTCCCCCTCTATGATGTCTTCATCACCTAGTAGGACAGATGGTAAACATGATGGCAATAAAATCTGGATCGATCTATGAATCCAATTCTTTATGTGATTCAGACACTTGATAAAATGTATCAGCTTGCATGAGCTATTTTTACagaccttgaaaaaaaaaaaaaaacatacactcgATGCTCACCTGTGGTTTTTATATGTGACTAATAAACTTCATCAATTTAAGTCTCATATATATGTAAATGTAAAGGAGCAATAGAGATCTGTTTCTTTTCTATGTTAAAAAAGCAATGTTAACAAAGCCTTATATTGTCTTTGGTCCTTTAAAAATTCATATTGGATACAATCCACCATCTTACCGACATACTTAAATAATGCAAAATCTTATAGAAATTGGACAAAATACACAAGGACCTACAAGAAAAATACTGGTCGATGGTCAATAGTGTATTTCAAAGGCGAACAAATGCATAAAATAAAGTGAGAAAATATTAGCTTTTTTTCCCTGTATTCAAACAAGCCCTGAAAACACATAGTGAcattaaaaatgtaaatatatcaatagaaaaaaaatatatatatctagatCTCTctctatacatctatatacacacatatatacagtacatacacacatacaaatcATAGAACTGCCTTTCTCCTATATGAAAATACTACAGCTATGAAATAAACTGTTTAAATGTAATTCATAACAAAAGGAATGCAGAATATAAACAACTAAGAAAAATGTCCTAATATTTTAGAGTTGTTCCACACTGTAAATATCGACAGGCAGCAATCCTAGCGTGATATCTGAAAAAGGGCTAGTACATTTTGGCGCAGAAACACACTTCTACTGCATTACAAGACTGGACACCCTGAATATTACAAGTCTATAGCACCAGTACTAATATCGACGTGTGCAACCTGTTGCTTCAGGATCAAAATAGGGGCATGATATGTTCCCTGCACCAAAAATATTGTAGAAGTTACATCATGTCCCCAGCCTGCAGTGAAGAATCTTGGGCTTATCTTTGGTGGTCAGAAGACTAATCAGACTAGGATATTACTTCTATTATTTGCCAGGCTTCAGGATGCTCCCTTACAATATTCACCATTGCATGTTAAAATGGATAGGTTATTATGACCAGTGTCTCCAGATATTTGGGCCAATGTAGAGTTTTCATGGATGGCTGCTCCTGCAATATTGGTGAACTGAACTAACGCTAACCCCTGGGGCTTCACCTTCCTCCTTCTGCAGATGACATGCTGGTATAGGTAACTTCTTATGTCTCTACAATAGAAGGTATAGATGATAGGGTTAAGAAGAGAGTTTGCTTCCCCCAATACAAATAAAATATCCTTTAGTAAGTCCACAAGCTTACAGGAGGTGCAGGTGGCTTGGATGATTCCAGTGATGTAGTAAGGACTCCATGATAGGGTGAAGCAGACAATGACTATAAGAACTGTCCTTGCTGCCTTGAAGTGTGATGAATGTGCTGGGTGGTTGCTGGGAAGACCACTAATAGCCCTTGTCCTTTGGATCCGTTTGTGGTGGAAATAGGCTATCCTTCCAACAGCCATGTGGAGACACACAATAGTCACTAAGGCTGGCAGGAAAATAACGAAGCACAGAACATATAGATAGTCACTTTTTGCAGCATAGAAGAGTCCACAGATTCCAGTGTAATTGTTGTGCTGCAGTGAGGGGGCTATTAAGGGCATGTGGCCAACAAAGAAGGAGACCACCCACAAAACTGCCAGAGAAATGCCAACACACTTACGATTCATGATCTTAATGTAGTATAGTGGCATCTTCACAGCCAGGTATCTGTCCAAGGAGATTAGGAGTAGAGTCAAAATGGACCCAATGCAAGGGGTGACTGTGAAGCATAACCTCAGCAGACAGAagaaaaggttcttgtcaaagtctTCATCAAAGATGTCATCTAGGGCTTCCATGATGCACATGAGTCCCACCAGCAGGTCTGCAGCAGCCAGGTTCAGGATGAAGATGTAACTCTTGCAGCGCCTTTTCTTCACTAGCTTGGACAAGATGACAATGACGGGAATATTGGCAGCTGGGATGAGGATACTGAGCAGAATGTGGAGAGCAGCATATATGGAGCTGGACATCTTCTGAGACAGGTGACCTGAGAGCCCTACAAGTACTTTCCATCTCCCATCCTCACGTTAATCCTACCTGTGCTGCCAAGTTTTCTTCTTGATACATCTTTCTCTAATAATGAAGGGGGCATCCAGCAGATACTGGTAGTGGGTGCTCTGGTTGGATACAATGGGTTCTGCTTGGCTTCCATTGCTTGGTTCCTTTTTCTGTGGCTTGTCTAGGTGAGCTCTGTCCCATTACTCTGCAATCCCTGTTAGTAGAAAGCTGCAGAGCAGCATTGTGTAGTCAGAGCAGAGGAGTGGTTTATAGGACTGTGGCTGCGGGGGAGTTCTGCTTCCTGCAAAGAGAGAGAGACAGGACCAGGCAGATATACAAGGATTAATCCTGAAGGAGGGGAAGAGACAGGGGCTACATATGTCCTCAGAGACATTCCACCCCGCAGCCTCCTGCCTGTGCTGCAGCAGAGCTGTCCCTCACTATGTACTAACAGCTTCAGCACCCAGGACAGCACCTGCCAACACGTCTGGTGGATCCAAGTATGCTTAGGTGTAGCATTATTGTAGGAGGACAATCGTATGAGATCCTTGCATTACTGGAAACTGTCTCATAGTGTGATACTGGAATCCCTCACATATAAAagagcttctcactaaattagaatatcatcaaaacgtcaattttagttcttcaatacaaaaaagtgaaactcatatatagagtcattacagagtgatctatatcaagtgtttatttctgtttatgttgatgattatggcttacagccaatgaaaaccaaaaagtcattatctcagtaaattagaatacttcataacaccagcttgaataatgtttttaaaatccaaaatgttggcctactgaaatgtatgttcagtaaatgcactcaatacttggctggGGCTCCTttcacatcaattactgcatcaatgtgacatggcatggaggcgatcagcctgtggcactgctgaggtgttatggaagcccaggttgctttgatagcagcctttagattgtctgcattgttgggtctggtgtctctcatcttccttttgacaataccccatagattctgtatggggttaaggtcaggtgagtttgtcggccaatcaagcacagtgatactgttgtttgtaaaccaggtattggtacctttggcagtgtggacaggtgccaagtcctgctggagaattaaatttatatctccaaaaagcttgtcggcagagggaaacatgaagtgatCAAAATctgcctggtagatggctgtgctgactttggttttgataaaacacagtggacctacaccagcagatgacatggccccccaaaccaccactgattgtggaaacttcacactagacctcaagcagcttgaattgtggcctcttcactcttcctccagactctgggaccttgatttccgaatgaaacgcaaaatttactttcatctgaaaacaacaccttgaaccactgagcaacaagacacttctggcattgcatattggttatgagtggcttgacacaaggaatgtcacacttgtagcccatgtcctggatacgtctgtatgttgtggctcttgaagcaatgacttcagcagcagttcattccttgtgaatctcccccaaatttttgaatggccttttcttaacaatcctttcaaggctgccgttatcccgattgcttgtgcatctttttctaccacactttttccttccactcaactttccagtaatatgcttggatacagcactctgtgaacagccagcttctttagcaatgatctttgtggcttaccctccatgtggagtgtttcaatgactgccttcttgatatctgtcaagtcagcagtcttccccatgattgtggagcctattgaaatAGACTAAAcgacctttttaaactcttaggaagcctttggaGGTGTCTTTTGTTacttattctaatttgctgagacgacttttgagttttcattggctgtaagccataatcatcaccattaacagaaataaacactttgaatagatcactctgtttgtaatgactgtatataatatatgcgtttcactttttgtattgaagaactgaaataaataaactttttgatgatattctaatttagtgagaagcacttgtagttgCAGTCAGAATATTTTATGAATGGCTCTATAATCCTTTGTGAAAGTTTCTCTGCTTAATATTAAAATGGAGCATTATAACTATAATTCTGACTTTAATTTGAGGAGTATACCATCATACTGACATGGATTTACAAATTACATACACCATCCTTATCGTATCTAGGAGATGTTCTTAATCATGTAGTTTATATctggaaatctggtgacagataagGGTTAACCAGATCAAGAATTAAAGGGTTGTTCAACTATTATATAAATGACCTATCCTGAGGACAGGTTATCAaataccagattagtgggggtctgAAACCCAGCAACCTCACCGATCAGCTTTTCTCAGTAGTGACAATGGCTGGAAGTTAACAGTTGCAGAGCAGAAGAGCACATCTTCATCAACTGTGTAGTAACTGCTGCGGgattatgcagctccacccctagttAAATGAATTAAAGTATCTGTATTACCTAGTAGTGGCCACAACACAGCTGAcaaacagtgggtacggaaagtactcggaccccttttaaatttttcactctttgtttcattgtagccgtttagtaaattcaaaaaagttcattttgcaaatttattaaaaaagaaaaactgaaatatcacttggtcataagtattcagaccctgtgctcagtattgagtagcagcacccttttgaactagtacagccatgagtcttcatgggaatgatgcaaccagtttttcacacctggatttggggatcctctgccattcttccttgcagatctcagaattgagtgattccataatttttaccctatgcttggttaaaaaaagtaaccattactgactaccttgttttttgttcttgatttctttttttttttttttaaagccaaaaagttgctatttgaaatgactttagttttgtgccatgtctgtgatctgtatttttctacaaaattaaacaactgaatgaacatcctccaaggccggtgattccataatgtttGCCAGTGGTTCTATTACGCAggtctgcaaaaaataaaatttcaagagccgttttggttattccacgtaatctttatgttttttttttaaatcatgtattttttattaaagcatatgacacgccacagtccgatacaatttccagacaaataccgtacattagatacatgacctgataatatattttcattttactaaacaacacccttaccacctaaccaaccccccactccctccccccaatctcttgcccattatccaatacaaccatctgacagcatcacctcttgagaaaagataacaagctttacaaaaacatgcctgtacatgtaggagttcccccagaatcaactacacgacacccattctactttgcagtaactcagcagacgccacacctgggtaatccatccatccaccccacacattttctaattttgtattctgacctctcttagtctacgttcacatttgcggtctgcgccgcagcgtcgggtgccgcagcgtcgccgcatgcgtcatgcgcccctatatttaacatgggggcgcatggacatgcgtcgcacgtgcgttttgcgccgcatgcgtcactgcggcgcacacgtccgggcgcagaggacgcagcaaattgcatttttgctgcgtccaaaatcaataaaaaaaaaggacgcatgcggcgcaaaacgcagcgttgtgcatgcgttttgctgcgtttttgtttgcgttgtgcgttgcgtcgccgacgctgcggcgcacaacgcaaatgtgaacgtagccttacttgtatatatttctttccataaggacaataaaatttatcttgttgataaattcctttttccctggcggtttttcatccaaccagtgcattgcgataagctttctcgcagcatacaacaatcttgagatagtcagccttccacattcatccgtagcaatatcatccatacagcccaaaaggcaagtcagcgggttacgcaccacatctactcctgtcacctcctggatcaagttaagcaccttcacccaaaagggttggaggcgagcacacgaccacatcatatgtagcagatcagcgccttcctcaccacacctgggacattctgagtcacctctcagtcctgccttcctcatccatgccggggtcctgtacaccctatacaccaggtataactatgacaccctcttagcctcactcagagaagccctggggatatattgaagtatggactcccactgggactccgacaaggggcccacatccgccacccatttctccttaatccttaacggatgcttcaataaaaaggtatccatcagacccctgtacatcaatGTAATGAACCGcctcgtactcctccgaggcccaataagattcaacaagctatctgacTGCAGATTCACGCGCGCCACCTCATGTTGACAGTTTAGGGCatgtctcaactgcaggtactgaaagaatgacttctgggttaaaggaaactcagttctaagtgtctcgaatgttttaataacatctccatcaagcaactgagacacaaaccaaatgccaatgcgcctccactgaccgaacccccgcaatctcatgagctctgccaacctaggttcaaaccaaattggcgtatatctcgtaaattccgttactcccctccattgcttaattttctgccatactttccccatcatagctattgttgggaatttttgggtgttaattctgaatctacc is a window of Ranitomeya variabilis isolate aRanVar5 chromosome 2, aRanVar5.hap1, whole genome shotgun sequence DNA encoding:
- the GPR119 gene encoding glucose-dependent insulinotropic receptor, translating into MSSSIYAALHILLSILIPAANIPVIVILSKLVKKRRCKSYIFILNLAAADLLVGLMCIMEALDDIFDEDFDKNLFFCLLRLCFTVTPCIGSILTLLLISLDRYLAVKMPLYYIKIMNRKCVGISLAVLWVVSFFVGHMPLIAPSLQHNNYTGICGLFYAAKSDYLYVLCFVIFLPALVTIVCLHMAVGRIAYFHHKRIQRTRAISGLPSNHPAHSSHFKAARTVLIVIVCFTLSWSPYYITGIIQATCTSCKLVDLLKDILFVLGEANSLLNPIIYTFYCRDIRSYLYQHVICRRRKVKPQGLALVQFTNIAGAAIHENSTLAQISGDTGHNNLSILTCNGEYCKGAS